The DNA segment CTTGACCGCGATGCCGTGTTCCTGCGCGAGCGCCTTGATGCGGGCCACCTTCTCGACGACGGCCGCGGGCGCCTCGCCGTACTCGAAGTGGCTGCCGCCGACGAGGATGCCGGAGCTGTACGGGCCTCCGACGACGAGGTCCACGCCCTGCTCGGCAGCGGCGGGCAGCAGCCGCTGGAGGGCTCGCTCGTGGTCCAGCAGCGTTTGACTTGCTCCTCGGGCTGAAGCCCGAGGATTCTGGCCTTCTCGTCCGATGCCGTGCCGCTACGCGGCACGAGGTTCGGGGGAGAATCCGTGGCTTCCTGCTTCGTCGCGCTGCGCCAGGACGAGTCCTGGTCTTATCTGCGCTCCACAGGCTGCAACCGCCAGTCCGGCGGCCGTCTTGACGTTCTTCGCGGCGTTGTGGTCCCGGTCATGGACCGCACCGCAGGCGGCACAGGTCCAGGTCCGGATGCGCAAGGGCTTGGGGCCGTCCTTGGCCCCGCACTGTGAGCAGACCTGGCTGGTCGGCTCGAACCGGCCGATCTTCACCAGGGTCCGCCCGTACCTGACCGCTTTGTACTCCAGCATGTGTACGAACTGCGACCAGCCCGCGTCATGCACACTCTTCGCCAGTCTGGTGCGTGCGAGTCCTTTGACCGCCAGGTCTTCCACGCCGATCGCTTGGTTGTCGCGGATCAGCTGTGTGGAGAGCCGGTGGTGGAACTCACGGCGGGCGTCGGACACTTGTGCGTGGGCGCGAGCGACCTTGAGTCGGGCCTTCTCGCGGTTCTTCGATCCCTTCTGTTTACGGGACAGCTCGCGTTGGGTCTTCTTGAGTTTCTTCTCCGCGCGCCGCAGGAACCGCGGGGAGTCAATCTTCGTGCCGTCGGAAAGGACGGCGAAGTGCGTCAGCCCGAGGTCGATGCCGACTGTCTGGTCACTGTCGGGCATCCGGACGGCGTCGGCGGCCGGGTCGGTGTCGATGACGAACGAGGCGAAGTAGCGCCCGGCCGCATCCTTGATCACGGCGACCGACGTCGGGGTGGCGGGCAGGGCGCGGGACCACTTCACTTTCACCGCGCCGACCTTCGGCAGGTTCAGCCGCCCACTGTCAGTGACCGACCAGCGGGCATTGGCCGTGAACCGGATCGACTGCCGCTTGTCCTTGCGGGACTTGAACCTCGGTGCACCCGTTCTCGGTCCCTTGCGGATGCCCTTGAGGGAGGTGAAAAAGTTGCGGTAGGCGGCCTCCACGTCGCGCAGGGCCTGCTGGAGCACAACCGAGGACACCTCCCCCAGCCAGGAGCGCTCCGCAGTCTGTTTGGCCTGGGTGATCAGCTTTTTGGACAGCTCACCGGCCGTCGGGAACACTGCGCCCGTCCTCCGGGCTTCCTCGCGGGCGCGCACCGCGTCGTTGAACACGACGCGGGCGCACCCGAACGCCTGGGCCAGCGCGGCGCGCTGGGCGGTGTCCGGGTACAGGCGGAAGCTGTACCGAAGCTGCATGACGGCCACGATACATACTTGGGTTATGGGCGAAATGCAGAAGATCAGGACTGGCCGGCACTGTGTTTTCGTGATGCATGTGCACTTGGTCTTCGTGACCAAGTTCCGGCACAAGGTGTTCACGGATGTTCATCTGACACGCATGGAGGAGATCATGCGGTCGGTGTGCGAGGACTTCGAGTGCGAACTGGTGGAGTTCAACGGCGAGGACAATCACGTCCACCTCCTGGTGAACTTTCCGCCCAAGGTCGCCGTCACGAAGCTGGTCAACTCCCTCAAGGGTGTCTCCTCCCGCCGTCTGCGCCAGGAGTTCCCCGACCTGGTGCGCCACTACTGGCGGGCCAACAAGCTCTGGTCCGGGTCCTACTTCGCCGGAACTGTCGGCGGCGCCCCGCTCTCCGTGGTCAAGCAGTACATCGAGCAACAGAACCGGCCCGTGTGAGCATCACCCGGCTCCGCCGGGACCAGCCATCGCGGTGCTCCGCACCACGGGTGGTGAACACGCGATGTCCGGCTCCGCCCGCCAGGAATCCGCAACACTCCGCGTCGCCACGACAAGATTCACTTCACCACCGGACTGAAGCCCTATGCACTGCGAATGAATCCCGGTAGCCCTCGAGGATCACGACGCGGAACCTGGCCTCGAAGGCCCGGATCACCTCTCCCGGCATGGCCGCGCCGCCGGACACGCCGACGCGCAGCGAGGACAGGTCCCGCTGCCGGTCCGCGGCCTTGAGGAGCGCGACGTACATCGTGGGCACGCCGGGGAAGACGGTCGCGCGGTGCTTTTCGACGGCGTCGATGACGGCGTCCGGATCGAAGCGGGGCACCAGCACCAGCGTGGTACCGAAGCGCACGGCGGTGTTGAGGACGCTGGACAGCCCGAAGACGTGGAACAGCGGCAGGACCGCGACGGCGATGTCGTCGTCCGTGAAGCCGAGCAGCTCCCCGGACACGGCGCAGTTCATGTAGAGCTGGAAGTGCGTCAGCTCGGCGCCCTTCGGCTTGCCCGTGGTACCGCTGGTGTAGAGCAGTACGGCGGTGTCGTCGGCGCAGGTCGGGACGATGTCGGGGACCTCGACCGGAGCCAGCAGTTCCTCGAACGCCGCGGTGCCCTCGGGCCGCTGCCCGCCGCCGAGGCCGACGACGTACGTCGCGACGCCCGGCACCGCGCTCGCGCCCCGGTGCGCCTCCTCGGCGGACGGCTCGCCGGTGATCAGGACATGGGCGTCGCTGTTCTCCAGGTGGTAGGCCACCTCGGGCGCCCGCAGGAGCGGGTTCAGCGGAACCATGACCAGGCCGGCCCGCATGGCGCCGAAGTAGGCGAACAGGAACTGCGGGACGTTGGGCAACTGGACGGCGACCTTGGCGCCGCGTTCGAGGCCGAGCGCGAGCAGGTTGCCGGCCACCAGACCCGACATCCGCTCGACCTGGGCATAGGTCAGGACGGTGTCGTCGATGATGACGCAGGGCTTGTCCGGGTCGGCCAGCGCCGACTCGTGAAGCATCGTGGCGAGGTTGAGACTCACATCGGCTCCTGGGGACCGTGGCGCGGGCCCCTATGGATACCGCCCGGTCGGTACGCGGTCAAGGGGTCGCACGCGGCGTCCGGAGCTGCGGTGCGTGGCTCCCAGCGGGTCCTGCGTGGCTGGTCGCAGGGGCGGACGAAGGCGGCAGCCCGCAGGGGCGGGCGCGGCGGCCCGGTGCGGCACCGGGGCCGCGGCGGGCGGGGCCTCAGCCCTCCGGCGGGGCCTCAGCCCTCCGGCGGGTCCTCCGCCGCCCGGGGTGTCCCGGCGGTACGGGGTTCGTCCTCGGGGCGCCAGCCCAGTTCGCGGGAGATGGCGGTCGTCGTCTCCAGCAGGGCCGGCAGGTGGGCGCGCAGGTCGGACAGGCCGGACCGCGACTTGATGGCGGTGATCGAGATGCCGCCCACGGCGGTGCCCGAGTGGTCCCACACGGGCGCGGCGACGCAGTTGGAGATGGCCTCGTACTCGCCGTCGTCGTACGCCCATCCCCGCGCGCGTACCTCCGCGAGCCGTTCCTCGAAGGCGGCGCGTGAGGTGAGTGTGGTGTCGGTGAAGCGCTCGAAGCCGACTTCCGCGAGGAACTTCTCGCGTTCCTCGGGCGGCAGATGGGCGAGGAGCGCCTTGCTCACCCCGGCGGTGTGGATCGTGACGTAGCCGCCGATGCGGGTGTTGAGGCGGATCGAGTCCGGCGGTTCGATCTTGTCCACGTAGACGACGCGTGAGCCCTGCGCGACCGCGAACTGCACGGTCTGGCCGACCCGTTCGCTCAGCTCGACGATGTACGGGTGGACGACCGTGCGCAGGTCGAACTGGTCCAGGGCGGCGCCGGCGAGGGCCGCGAGGCGGAAGCCGACGCCGTAGCGCCCGCGTTCGTCGCGGCGGATGAGACCGCCGGCGATGAGCGTCTGCACGATCCGCAGTGCCGTGGTGCGGTGCACGCCCCACAGCGCCGCGATCTCGCGCAGCTCGCGGGGCCGGCGACTGCAGAACTCCAGCACGTCGATCGCTCTGCCGACGGTTTGCGACACCGTGTCTCCCTGTGCGTTCCTCGCGTCGTACGAGCGGACTGCGCGTCCCGAGTCTACTGCCGACGACCCGGGCCGCCGAGGGCTGCCGCGGCGGACGGGGCGGCGGGCGGGGCCCGGGTTGGCCGGGGCTTCGGAGTGGCTCGGGGTGCCGGTGGGCGGTCAGCCGAAGTACTGGCCGCCGTTGACGTCGACGACCGTGCCGGTGACGAAGTCGCTGTGCGCGGAGGCCAGCCAGAGGGCGGGGCCGGCCACGTCCTCGGGGCGCCCGGCGCGGCCGGCCGGGATGGTGGTGAGCGTGGCCTCCTTGGACGCCTGCGTGGTGAACGTGTCGTGGAAGGGCGTCGCCTCGATGAAGCCGGGGGCGAGGGCGTTCACGGTGATGCCGCGCGGGGCGAGCTCCTTGGCCAGGCCGCGGGTGAAGCCGAACACGGCGGCCTTGGCGGTGGCGTAGGCGAGCGCGCCGGGGTGGCCTCCGTTGCGTCCGGCGAGCGAGGCGATGTTGATGACGCGGGCGGCCTCGCCGGTCATCAGCGGCAGTGCGCGCTGGGTGAACAGGAACATGCTGTCCAGGTTGACGGCCAGGACGCGGTGCCACAGCTTCAGGTCGAGGTCCTCGATCCCGGCCCGCTGGACCAGGCCGCCGACGTTGTTCACCAGGATGTCGAGCCGCCCCAGCTCCCGGCCGACCGTGTCCATGGCGTCGGACACCTCGCTCTCGTCGGTGGCGTCGACGGCGAGGGCGAGCGGGGTCTCGCCGGACAGGTCGGCGAGTTCGCCGAGGAAGGACGGGTCGGGCTCGTGGGTGCGGTAGGTGACGGCGACCCGGGCGCCGGCCCGGGCGAACTCCCGGGCGATGTCCCGCCCGATACCGATACCGCCGCCGGTGACGAGGGCCGTCCGGTGCTCGAGGAGCCGTGTCATGGTTTTTTCTCCTTGCTGTGTCGCCGCACTGTCCGGTCGTCGGTCCGCCGGGTGCGTGCGGGAGTGGGGATGGGGAGGCGGGGCGCCCTGGCCGGGCGGTGCGGTGGCCGTCGCCACGGTCGGGCGGTGCGGTGGCCGCCCCGGTCGCCGGCCCGGGGCAGGGGCACGGGCAGGGGCCGGGAGGCCGCGGCGGCTCAGTCGGCCGGTGCCGCACTCACCGTGGCCGCCGTGGTCGCCGTGGTCGCCGTGGGCACCGGTCCGGTGGCCGGAAGGCGGGCGGGGGCGGTGCCCTCGGGGCGCCGGGTGGCGTACCGGTGCACGAGGAGAGCGGTGAGGGCGAGGCAGGCGGCGAGGAAGAGCAGGGCGTAACGGACGTCGCCGGTGCCGTCCTTGATCAGGCCCACCGCGTACGGGGCGACGAAGCCACCCACGTTGCCGAGGGCGTTGACCAGGCCGAGCCCCGCGGCCGCGGCGGCGCCCGCGAGCGCGGCGGACGGCATGGCGAGGAAGGGGGCGGTCGCCGTGTAGATCCCGACAGCCGCCACGACCAGCATCAGCAGGGCGGCGACGGGGCTGGCGGTGTACACCAGCGCGGCCCCGGCGAGCCCGGCCGCTGCCGTCGCCATGCTCACCGCCGCGTGCCAGGCGCGGCGCCCGGTGCGGTCGGCACGCCGGCTCCAGTAGAGGACGCACGGCACCGACACGGCGTAGGGGATCATGACGAGGAGTCCGAGGCGGGTGCTGCCGAAGTCGCCAAGCGCGCCGACGATGGCCGGCAGCCACAGGCCGAGGCCATAGATCCCGCACACCATGCCGAAGTTGAGCAGCCCGTACACCAGGGAGCGGCGGTCCTTCAGGCCGGCGGCGAAGGAACCGCGGTGCGGGCCGGTCCCGTCGCGGTGCTCCGCCTCCAACGACCTTGTCAGCCAGTCACGTTCCTCGCCGGTCAGCCAGCGTGCGTCGGCCGGGGTGTCGGTGAGCAGCCGAGGGGCGAGGCAGCCGAGGACGACGGCCGGTGCCCCTTCGAGCAGGAACATCCACTGCCAGCCGTGCAGCCCCGCGACCCCGTCCAGGCGCAGCAGCAGCCCGGAGAGGGGGGCGCCCAGGGCGTTGGCGACGGGCTGGGCCATGACGAAGATCCCCAGCGCCGCGACGCGTTGGGCTCGCGGGAACCAGAGCGTGAAGTAGAACAGCACCGCCGGGAAGAAGCCCGCCTCGGCCGCGCCGAGGAGCAGCCGCACCGTGTAGAAGGACGTCGCGCCCTGCACGAAGGCCATCGCGAGCGCCATGACGCCCCAGCTGATCAGGATCCGCGCGATCCAGCGGCGGGCACCGTAGCGGTACATCCCGGCGTTGCTCGGCACCTCCATCAGCACGTATCCGATGAAGAAGATCCCGGCGCCGAGCCCGTAGACCGCGTCGCCGAACCCGAGGTCGTGCTCCAGGCCGGCCCGTGCGAAGCCGACGTTGTTCCGGTCGAGATAGGCGACCAGGTACAGCAGGACGATCACCGGCAGGACGCGTCGGCGGACCTTGCGCAGGGTGCGCTCGGGAAGAGCGTCGGGGCTCTGCCCCTGGGACCGGCCGGTGGCCGGGGTGGGCGCTTTCTCGGGCATGGCGGCTCCTCGGACTCGGGCCGGACGTACGTCCTTGAACGCCCGACTCACGCACGCCAACGTACGCTGCACGCACAGGGTGTGCAATATGTGCACAGCAATTATCGATCGAGTGACGCCACGACGCGCCTCCCCACCAAGGGACTTGTGCCAGAAGAGGCTGAACACCGCGACGACGAACCGGGGTTCGACCTCCACTGCTGAAACGCCTGTGGAGGCGCCCGAGTTCAGACCGAGCCAGCCGGGCGGCCCCTCACCACCGGGGGGTGGGCCCTCACCGCCGAGGAGCGAGCCCTCAGTCCCACCAGAAATACCAGTCGTGACGCTTCATGAGGTCCTCGTGGCACGTGGACCAGTCCAGGTCGGGGTCGTTGTGGAACACGTCCGGGCAGGCGACGAACTGCTCCGCGGCAAGGACGCGGGCCTGATGGGGGTCCGCCGGGCGGCTGGCGACCGAGGCGAACAGACTGCCGTGCCCGAAGGCCACGACGCGGAGACCGAACCGGCCCTCCCAGGACCGCAGCACCGCCGACAACTCCTCCGCGTCCATGTGGTTCCCCATCCCGCGCCAGCCGAGGGCAGCCGGCACGTCGGCGCCCCGGGCGCACTGGACGAGTGCGAGACACCGGGCCCAGCTCTCGCGGACGACAGTGGCCGCCACCTCACCCGCGCGCTCGTCGATGCCGGACACCACCGCCGCGGGTGTCGCGAGACCGGGCCACTCCTCGAAAGGCGGCCAGCACCCCTCCGTCCACTCGCTCCGCAAGTACGTGGCGGCGTCGATGTCGGCACCATAGGGACCACAGGCAGGCTCGACGAAGTCGTCGGGGTGCTCGAGCAGCAGCGGATACAGGCCGGTCTCGCCGTGGCGAGCGTACAGACGCTTCCACCAGTCGGCAGCGTCCGGGACCGGTCCGTCGCTCATCCAGACCACCGGCCGCGGGGCACGACCCGATCCCACCAGCCGGCCGGGCGGCAGTGCGCCCAGCAGTCGCCCGAGTTCTTCACTCAAAGGTTCGATCACGGCCCGGAAGCTACTCGGCACCTCTGACAGTGCCAGTCGACCCAAGGAACCGGGCGGGTCCGGCGAACGCTCGAACGGTGGTCACCGCGATGGGCGTTGACACATGCCACGAGCCCTCCACCACGCTCCCCACACACGGCTCACCTCTGGCCAATGCATTGCAAATTTCAAGTAATACCCGCACTCGCACATCTGTTCATGCGTCAGGCGGCGCCGAGGCGCGAACTCCCGGACCACTTGCGGCATTCAGGGAGCCGCAGGCCATCGAGAAGTGCGCTGACCAGCGCATATGCGAACCGAGCCGCATGCGGGGGCCGGTCCGCGAGGCGGGGTGACCGCGACCGGCGGCGCGCACCCCCGCCCCCCGGAGGGAGTAGCCCCTCGAACACGTGTCTTCACACTTTCATCACACGACCTCCAGACCATCTTTTCAGTTGGTATGGTGCTGCCCGGCTTCGATGCAACGGATTTTTTCGAAGCCCTTACGGCTGCGCGTTGCCCGCTCGACACGGAACGCGCGGTCCCCTGGGGAGGGGGAGGGAAATGGAACATCACTGGGGTGCGCTGCGCCCATGTCCGGACGGCCCGGAGTCATAGGCCGCACACCATTGACCGACCGCGGGGCGCTCATGCCGCCCCGCAGGTGAGCGATCTGCCGGCACGGCCGGATCCACTTCACCTTTTCTCCGAGAACGGGCGCGCCGCGCCCGATCGGAAATTCTTGCTGCCCGGGCGCAAAGACGCACTCCGGGAAATCACGCTCGCTTTCCGCGCTGTGCCCACATCGTTCTTCCGCGCCATTGGGGGGCTTACCGTGAAGAGGTTGTCCGTAGTCATTCCCGCGCTCAATGAAGCGCCCAATCTCCCACCGCTCATGGAGACCATCCCGGTCGCCGCGCTGACCAAGGCGGGCTGGGAGACCGAGGTCGTCGTGGTCGACAACGACTCGTCCGACGGCACCGGCGAACTGGCGCTGGCCCTGGGCGCCAGAGTCGTGCACCAGCCGGAGCGTGGCTACGGGAACGCCTACCAGGCCGGGTTCGCCGCGGCGTCCGGGGACGTGATCGCCACCGGCGACGCCGACCTCACCTACCCCTTCGACGCCCTCCCGGCGCTGCTCACCGCGCTGGAGGAGCACGAGATCGAGTTCATGAGCACCAACCGGCTGCTCCAGGAGAACTCGGCCGCCATGAAGTGGTCGCACATGGTCGCCAACCACGCGCTCAGCCGGGTGAGCCGGATGCTGTTCCGCAACGGGCTGCGCGACTCGCAGTCGGGCATGTGGATCTTCCGGAAGTACGTGTGGCAGGGAATAGACGTACGCTCCCCCGGCATGGCCTTCTCGCAGGAGATCAAGAACGCCGCGACGCTCGCCGGATTCCGCACCGCGGAGGTGCCGATCGAGTACCGGAAGCGGGGCGGCGACGTGAAGCTCAATGCCCTGCCCGACGGGATGGCCAATCTGCGCCAGCTCTTCCAACACCGTTACCGCAGACCCCACATGGCGTCCACGGCCCTGGTCTTCCCCACGCCGCTGTCCTCCGTGGAGGGATTCGGGACCACCGCATGAGCCGACTGCTCGACGCGCCCGGCCGGGGGCCGGCGGGGTCCGCGCCGGAGCCTCGCCGCCACAGGCGTGTGGCGGCGAAAACGCGCAAGCGAGCACGCCGGACGCCGGGCAGGGCACTGGCCGGCGGCGCGGCACTGTGCGCGCTGGCGCTCGCCGCGTGCGTCCTTCCTCAGGTACGGCACGAACTGCGGGCCTCGTTCACCCGGTTGCCGAGCACGTACACGGAGCTGTACTTCACCCGCGAACCCTCGCTCGCGCACGGCGAGATCGTCGCTCCCCTCACCCTGGTCGACCACGGTGACTCCCCCGGCAGGTACCGGCTGCGCACCTGGCTCACCACC comes from the Streptomyces sp. NBC_00820 genome and includes:
- a CDS encoding RNA-guided endonuclease InsQ/TnpB family protein, with amino-acid sequence MQLRYSFRLYPDTAQRAALAQAFGCARVVFNDAVRAREEARRTGAVFPTAGELSKKLITQAKQTAERSWLGEVSSVVLQQALRDVEAAYRNFFTSLKGIRKGPRTGAPRFKSRKDKRQSIRFTANARWSVTDSGRLNLPKVGAVKVKWSRALPATPTSVAVIKDAAGRYFASFVIDTDPAADAVRMPDSDQTVGIDLGLTHFAVLSDGTKIDSPRFLRRAEKKLKKTQRELSRKQKGSKNREKARLKVARAHAQVSDARREFHHRLSTQLIRDNQAIGVEDLAVKGLARTRLAKSVHDAGWSQFVHMLEYKAVRYGRTLVKIGRFEPTSQVCSQCGAKDGPKPLRIRTWTCAACGAVHDRDHNAAKNVKTAAGLAVAACGAQIRPGLVLAQRDEAGSHGFSPEPRAA
- a CDS encoding AMP-binding protein, which translates into the protein MSLNLATMLHESALADPDKPCVIIDDTVLTYAQVERMSGLVAGNLLALGLERGAKVAVQLPNVPQFLFAYFGAMRAGLVMVPLNPLLRAPEVAYHLENSDAHVLITGEPSAEEAHRGASAVPGVATYVVGLGGGQRPEGTAAFEELLAPVEVPDIVPTCADDTAVLLYTSGTTGKPKGAELTHFQLYMNCAVSGELLGFTDDDIAVAVLPLFHVFGLSSVLNTAVRFGTTLVLVPRFDPDAVIDAVEKHRATVFPGVPTMYVALLKAADRQRDLSSLRVGVSGGAAMPGEVIRAFEARFRVVILEGYRDSFAVHRASVRW
- a CDS encoding DUF4253 domain-containing protein, with amino-acid sequence MIEPLSEELGRLLGALPPGRLVGSGRAPRPVVWMSDGPVPDAADWWKRLYARHGETGLYPLLLEHPDDFVEPACGPYGADIDAATYLRSEWTEGCWPPFEEWPGLATPAAVVSGIDERAGEVAATVVRESWARCLALVQCARGADVPAALGWRGMGNHMDAEELSAVLRSWEGRFGLRVVAFGHGSLFASVASRPADPHQARVLAAEQFVACPDVFHNDPDLDWSTCHEDLMKRHDWYFWWD
- a CDS encoding IclR family transcriptional regulator, which produces MSQTVGRAIDVLEFCSRRPRELREIAALWGVHRTTALRIVQTLIAGGLIRRDERGRYGVGFRLAALAGAALDQFDLRTVVHPYIVELSERVGQTVQFAVAQGSRVVYVDKIEPPDSIRLNTRIGGYVTIHTAGVSKALLAHLPPEEREKFLAEVGFERFTDTTLTSRAAFEERLAEVRARGWAYDDGEYEAISNCVAAPVWDHSGTAVGGISITAIKSRSGLSDLRAHLPALLETTTAISRELGWRPEDEPRTAGTPRAAEDPPEG
- the tnpA gene encoding IS200/IS605 family transposase, producing MGEMQKIRTGRHCVFVMHVHLVFVTKFRHKVFTDVHLTRMEEIMRSVCEDFECELVEFNGEDNHVHLLVNFPPKVAVTKLVNSLKGVSSRRLRQEFPDLVRHYWRANKLWSGSYFAGTVGGAPLSVVKQYIEQQNRPV
- a CDS encoding glycosyltransferase family 2 protein, giving the protein MSVVIPALNEAPNLPPLMETIPVAALTKAGWETEVVVVDNDSSDGTGELALALGARVVHQPERGYGNAYQAGFAAASGDVIATGDADLTYPFDALPALLTALEEHEIEFMSTNRLLQENSAAMKWSHMVANHALSRVSRMLFRNGLRDSQSGMWIFRKYVWQGIDVRSPGMAFSQEIKNAATLAGFRTAEVPIEYRKRGGDVKLNALPDGMANLRQLFQHRYRRPHMASTALVFPTPLSSVEGFGTTA
- a CDS encoding MFS transporter gives rise to the protein MPEKAPTPATGRSQGQSPDALPERTLRKVRRRVLPVIVLLYLVAYLDRNNVGFARAGLEHDLGFGDAVYGLGAGIFFIGYVLMEVPSNAGMYRYGARRWIARILISWGVMALAMAFVQGATSFYTVRLLLGAAEAGFFPAVLFYFTLWFPRAQRVAALGIFVMAQPVANALGAPLSGLLLRLDGVAGLHGWQWMFLLEGAPAVVLGCLAPRLLTDTPADARWLTGEERDWLTRSLEAEHRDGTGPHRGSFAAGLKDRRSLVYGLLNFGMVCGIYGLGLWLPAIVGALGDFGSTRLGLLVMIPYAVSVPCVLYWSRRADRTGRRAWHAAVSMATAAAGLAGAALVYTASPVAALLMLVVAAVGIYTATAPFLAMPSAALAGAAAAAGLGLVNALGNVGGFVAPYAVGLIKDGTGDVRYALLFLAACLALTALLVHRYATRRPEGTAPARLPATGPVPTATTATTAATVSAAPAD
- a CDS encoding SDR family NAD(P)-dependent oxidoreductase; the encoded protein is MTRLLEHRTALVTGGGIGIGRDIAREFARAGARVAVTYRTHEPDPSFLGELADLSGETPLALAVDATDESEVSDAMDTVGRELGRLDILVNNVGGLVQRAGIEDLDLKLWHRVLAVNLDSMFLFTQRALPLMTGEAARVINIASLAGRNGGHPGALAYATAKAAVFGFTRGLAKELAPRGITVNALAPGFIEATPFHDTFTTQASKEATLTTIPAGRAGRPEDVAGPALWLASAHSDFVTGTVVDVNGGQYFG